One segment of Leptodactylus fuscus isolate aLepFus1 chromosome 7, aLepFus1.hap2, whole genome shotgun sequence DNA contains the following:
- the PAK6 gene encoding serine/threonine-protein kinase PAK 6, giving the protein MFRKKKKKRPEISAPLNFQHRVHTSFDAKEGRFVGLPPQWQNVLDTLRRPKPVVDPSRITPMQLKPMKTVVRGSTIGLEGYISGILLDIQKLSVTSSNTLRGRSPLTRRRAQSLGVLGEERPNNGPYVVPEPNIPEKYSNYANCNGNSKANRRQTMWPDYKPTDDSPSKPKGSVCKAKSLDPGDFQDSVDRASQSKSPGGLRKNINGGCSFEHDINITKRQLSHETLLEEGPISKSTESITKQGLLRSGFEPSGIEKCSEKPVPAQQRKNEEYHRPTLTARGVLAKANSLPPDHLSPDFSRVISGTPSERVSPLRPCRPSPAGSPRSRPIQTSSTNLHLCQDSFNKIPLSNQDTTVVTHEQFKTALRMVVDKGDPRLLLEDYVKIGEGSTGVVCIAREKHSGRQVAVKMMDLRKQQRRELLFNEVVIMRDYQHANVVEMYKSYLVGEELWVMMEYVQGGALTDIVSQTRLNEEQIATVCKSVLQALVYLHSQGVIHRDIKSDSILLTLDGRVKLSDFGFCAQISKDVPKRKSLVGTPYWMAPEVIMRASYGTEVDIWSLGIMVIEMVDGEPPYFSDSPVQAMKRLRDSPPPKLRNSHKVSPILRDFLDRMLTREAAERATAQELLDHFFLLQAGLPECLVPLIQQYHKRNSTC; this is encoded by the exons ATGTTtcgcaaaaagaaaaagaaacggCCCGAGATCTCGGCTCCTCTGAATTTTCAGCATCGTGTACATACCTCCTTTGATGCCAAGGAAGGCAGATTTGTTGGCCTTCCACCACAATGGCAAAATGTCCTGGACACTCTGCGACGTCCAAAACCTGTAGTGGACCCCTCCAGAATTACTCCAATGCAGCTGAAACCTATGAAA ACTGTTGTTCGCGGTAGCACCATTGGATTGGAAGGATACATCTCAGGGATATTGCTTGACATTCAAAAACTGTCTGTAACCAGCTCGAACACTCTAAGAGGACGAAGTCCCCTGACACGAAGGCGAGCTCAATCTTTGGGAGTTCTTGGAGAAGAGAGGCCAAACAATGGACCATATGTGGTACCGGAGCCAAATATACCTGAAAAGTATTCCAACTACGCCAATTGCAATGGAAACTCTAAGGCCAACCGGAGGCAGACCATGTGGCCGGACTACAAGCCCACAGATGACAGTCCATCCAAACCCAAAGGTTCTGTTTGTAAAGCAAAGTCCTTGGATCCGGGAGACTTTCAGGATTCGGTGGATCGTGCGAGTCAATCCAAATCTCCTGGTGGCCTACGCAAGAACATTAATGGAGGTTGTAGCTTTGAGCACGATATAAACATTACGAAAAGACAGCTATCCCATGAGACTCTACTAGAAGAGGGTCCGATCTCAAAATCTACTGAGAGTATTACAAAGCAGGGACTATTGAGGAGTGGTTTTGAGCCTTCGGGCATTGAGAAATGTTCAGAGAAGCCTGTCCCAGCACAGCAGAGAAAG AATGAGGAATATCACCGTCCCACATTAACTGCAAGAGGGGTCTTGGCTAAAGCTAATTCTCTTCCACCTGACCATTTATCCCCAGATTTCTCAAGGGTAATTTCAGGGACACCATCAGAACGAGTATCTCCTCTCCGACCGTGCAGACCTTCTCCTGCAGGTTCACCACGTAGCCGCCCCATTCAAACCAGCTCCACCAACCTCCATTTATGTCAGGACTCCTTTAACAAAATTCCACTGAGTAACCAGGACACTACAGTGGTAACCCATGAGCAGTTCAAGACAGCGCTCCGCATGGTGGTGGATAAGGGAGACCCACGTCTGCTTTTAGAGGACTATGTGAAAATTGGGGAAGGATCAACTGGAGTTGTTTGTATTGCTCGAGAGAAGCACAGTGGGCGCCAGGTGGCGGTGAAAATGATGGATCTAAGAAAGCAACAGAGGAGAGAACTTCTATTTAATGAG GTTGTTATCATGCGGGATTATCAGCATGCCAATGTAGTGGAGATGTATAAGAGCTACCTGGTGGGAGAAGAACTATGGGTTATGATGGAATACGTACAAGGTGGCGCTCTGACCGATATTGTATCACAAACCAG ACTGAACGAGGAGCAGATTGCTACTGTTTGCAAATCTGTGCTTCAAGCTCTAGTATATCTGCACTCCCAGGGCGTGATCCACAGGGACATCAAGAGTGACTCTATACTGCTCACACTAGATGGACGG GTGAAACTTTCCGATTTTGGCTTTTGTGCTCAAATTAGCAAAGATGTTCCAAAGAGGAAATCCTTAGTAGGTACTCCATATTGGATGGCACCAGAGGTCATTATGAGGGCGTCATATGGCACAGAG GTGGATATCTGGTCCTTGGGGATTATGGTGATTGAAATGGTGGATGGAGAACCTCCATACTTCAGCGACTCTCCTGTGCAAGCCATGAAAAGGTTGCGAGACAGCCCTCCTCCTAAACTGAGGAACTCTCACAAA GtttccccaattctgcgagattTCTTGGACCGTATGTTGACCCGGGAAGCAGCAGAGCGAGCCACAGCCCAGGAGCTTTTGGACCACTTTTTCCTTCTGCAGGCTGGCCTTCCAGAATGCTTGGTACCACTGATCCAGCAATATCACAAGAGGAACTCTACCTGCTAA